In Bradyrhizobium erythrophlei, a single genomic region encodes these proteins:
- a CDS encoding aldo/keto reductase — MEIRNLGSSGLRVSAVGLGCNNFGQRTDLETSRKVIHKAIDLGITLFDTADIYADMGGSETVLGVVLGDRRKDIVLATKFSKPMSNDGTRQGASRRYIMSAVEASLKRLKTDYIDLYQQHDYDPLTPIDETLRALDDLIRQGKVRYIGNSNFPAWRIAEAEHVARAMNLNHFVSCQDEYSLVVRDIEKDLLPCAQEYKLGLLPFFPLASGLLTGKYKRGQAAPDDTRFDKIPRLRDRYVTPRNEEIVEKLQSFAQSRGHSMLELAFSWLAARPQVSSVIAGATRVEQIEQNVKAIAWKLGTEEMAEIDKITTG, encoded by the coding sequence ATGGAAATTCGTAACCTCGGCAGCTCGGGCCTTCGCGTCTCTGCCGTCGGTCTCGGCTGCAACAATTTCGGCCAGCGCACCGATCTCGAAACCTCGCGCAAGGTGATCCACAAGGCGATCGATCTCGGCATCACGCTGTTCGATACCGCCGACATCTATGCCGACATGGGTGGCTCCGAGACGGTGCTGGGCGTGGTCCTCGGCGACCGCCGCAAGGACATCGTGCTCGCGACCAAATTCTCCAAGCCGATGAGCAACGACGGCACCAGGCAAGGCGCCTCGCGCCGCTACATCATGTCGGCGGTCGAAGCCAGCCTGAAGCGATTGAAGACCGACTACATCGATCTCTACCAGCAACACGACTATGACCCGCTGACGCCGATCGACGAAACGCTGCGCGCGCTCGACGACCTGATCCGGCAGGGCAAGGTGCGCTATATCGGCAATTCGAACTTTCCGGCATGGCGGATCGCCGAGGCTGAGCATGTCGCCCGCGCCATGAACCTCAACCATTTCGTCTCGTGCCAGGACGAATACAGCCTCGTGGTGCGCGACATCGAAAAGGACCTGCTGCCCTGCGCGCAGGAATACAAGCTGGGATTGCTGCCGTTCTTTCCGCTGGCGAGCGGCCTCCTCACCGGCAAATACAAGCGCGGCCAGGCTGCGCCCGACGATACGCGCTTTGACAAGATACCGCGGCTGCGCGACCGCTATGTCACGCCGCGCAACGAGGAAATCGTCGAGAAGCTGCAATCTTTCGCGCAATCGCGCGGGCACTCGATGCTTGAACTCGCTTTCTCCTGGCTCGCCGCGCGGCCGCAGGTTTCAAGCGTGATCGCCGGCGCCACCCGCGTCGAGCAGATCGAGCAGAACGTCAAGGCGATCGCCTGGAAGCTGGGCACGGAAGAGATGGCGGAGATCGACAAGATCACGACGGGGTAG
- a CDS encoding PLP-dependent aminotransferase family protein: MLITVDRDSPESLQEQIFSRIREQIVTGILRPGSPVPSSRILATQLKVSRNSVIFGYERLINEGYLVAKPMIGTFVADVLPDQTVDTGQNDGLADLPENPESRRMPVFSGRQHGILNNSNIPIDFWTQRTDPRAFPLKTWRRLIMQSLASAGHNLTEYGDPCGLMALRVAIAEHIGNTRGIQARPEQVVILAGAQLALNLALRLLASEGDEIAVENPCNQGAAYLFESHHMRLRPIAVDRFGIDATAVAATDARLVYLTPSHQFPMGATLSLDRRRTILRWAQRTGAYVIEDDYDNEYRYDGAPLPAMAALSPDHVIYLGTFSKSLGAGLRTGFAIFPEHLVDAAATAKALLDNGQVWLEQAALARFMQSGGFVRHLRRCQQHYFSRRNALISRLRERFGDVDLLGTEAGTHIGWRLPSSLMPAHNVKAIARTRNIGVYTVQSGGGHEYDGSHFETNWLLLGYASLSEDQVKAGIDRLEEALKSNGVSRPSPSLARAPLAPT, translated from the coding sequence ATGCTGATCACCGTCGACCGCGACAGCCCCGAAAGCCTGCAAGAGCAGATTTTCTCGCGCATTCGCGAGCAGATCGTCACCGGCATTCTGCGGCCGGGATCTCCGGTCCCGTCGTCGCGCATCCTCGCCACGCAGCTCAAGGTGTCACGCAATTCCGTGATCTTCGGCTATGAGCGTCTGATCAACGAGGGGTACCTCGTCGCCAAGCCGATGATCGGCACCTTCGTCGCCGACGTCCTGCCGGATCAAACCGTCGATACCGGCCAAAATGACGGGCTCGCGGATCTCCCTGAAAATCCGGAATCGCGTCGGATGCCGGTGTTTTCGGGGCGTCAGCACGGCATTCTCAACAATTCGAATATTCCGATCGATTTCTGGACCCAGCGTACCGACCCGCGTGCCTTTCCGCTGAAAACCTGGCGGCGTCTGATCATGCAGTCGCTGGCATCGGCCGGGCATAACCTCACCGAATATGGCGACCCCTGCGGATTGATGGCGCTGCGCGTCGCCATCGCCGAGCATATTGGCAATACCCGTGGCATTCAGGCGCGCCCCGAACAAGTGGTCATCCTCGCCGGCGCGCAGTTGGCGCTCAATCTGGCGCTACGCCTGCTGGCCTCCGAGGGCGACGAGATCGCGGTTGAAAATCCCTGCAACCAGGGTGCGGCTTATCTGTTCGAGAGCCACCACATGCGGCTGCGCCCGATTGCGGTCGATCGTTTCGGAATCGACGCCACGGCGGTGGCGGCCACCGATGCGCGGCTCGTCTACCTGACGCCGTCGCATCAGTTTCCGATGGGGGCGACGCTGTCGCTCGACCGGCGGCGGACGATCCTGCGCTGGGCGCAGCGCACCGGCGCCTATGTGATCGAGGACGATTACGACAACGAGTATCGCTACGATGGCGCGCCGCTGCCGGCGATGGCCGCGCTCAGCCCGGATCACGTGATCTATCTCGGCACGTTCTCGAAGTCGCTCGGGGCGGGACTGCGTACCGGCTTTGCGATTTTCCCCGAACACCTGGTCGATGCCGCCGCAACCGCCAAGGCTTTGCTCGACAACGGCCAGGTCTGGCTCGAGCAGGCAGCGCTGGCGCGCTTCATGCAGAGCGGCGGCTTTGTCCGCCACCTGCGGCGCTGCCAGCAGCATTACTTTTCACGGCGCAATGCCTTGATCAGCCGGCTGCGCGAGCGTTTCGGCGACGTCGACCTGTTGGGTACCGAGGCCGGCACGCATATCGGCTGGCGGCTGCCGTCGTCGCTGATGCCGGCACACAATGTCAAGGCGATTGCGCGCACCCGGAACATCGGCGTCTACACCGTGCAGTCCGGCGGCGGGCATGAATATGACGGATCGCATTTCGAGACCAACTGGCTGTTGCTCGGTTATGCGTCGTTGTCGGAAGATCAGGTCAAGGCCGGAATCGATCGTCTCGAGGAGGCGCTGAAATCAAACGGAGTGTCGCGCCCCAGCCCCAGCCTCGCGCGAGCGCCACTGGCGCCGACTTAG
- a CDS encoding CinA family protein, giving the protein MSSSPHFLNDSETIFPEELLAAAAAALDAAKKKGVRLATAETVTAGLVSACLTSVSGASQIFDRGYVLYHESAKATGLGVAEDVSKQHGAVSAEVTQGLAEGLLSNSGATVTVAITGYAGPGGGNAKNPVGTIFVAAARNGVPLLAERHVFPGSRDNVRLEAVAAAIRLLHQQIDA; this is encoded by the coding sequence ATGTCGTCATCCCCTCACTTCCTTAACGACAGCGAAACCATTTTTCCGGAAGAGCTGTTGGCGGCTGCGGCTGCGGCGCTCGATGCGGCGAAGAAAAAGGGCGTTCGTCTGGCAACCGCCGAAACCGTCACGGCCGGCCTCGTCAGCGCCTGCCTGACCTCGGTGTCTGGCGCCTCGCAGATCTTCGACCGGGGATATGTCCTCTACCATGAATCTGCCAAGGCGACGGGGCTGGGCGTCGCCGAAGACGTCTCCAAGCAACATGGCGCGGTCAGCGCCGAGGTGACGCAAGGCCTCGCCGAAGGTCTGTTGTCGAATTCCGGCGCGACGGTCACCGTCGCCATCACCGGCTATGCCGGTCCCGGCGGCGGCAATGCCAAAAACCCCGTCGGCACCATCTTCGTCGCCGCGGCGCGCAACGGCGTTCCGCTGCTTGCCGAGCGGCACGTCTTCCCCGGCAGCCGCGACAACGTTCGGCTTGAAGCCGTGGCGGCGGCGATCCGCCTGCTGCACCAACAGATCGACGCATGA
- a CDS encoding CobW family GTP-binding protein has translation MNRTPLVLLTGFLGAGKTTMLNTLLATPEFRDTAVVINEAGDVGLDHLLVEQGSDSITMLEGGCLCCRAKGALAPALANLMRRTRDESLPPFKRVVVETSGLSDPAPLLEGLITDAYFNRFFELAGVVTAIDARAFAATADRHPEARMQVALADRLLLTKTDLATSGEIRKVQQALTNLNPHARQHLVQPGMATMSAFWPQALDLPRALARPNMICSPEPAAIASASLVFEGAIEPDALEAWLDHTINLLGPMLLRMKAILNVADTTRPTVLHAVQGLLHRPLDLKAWPNGDRQNRVVLIGRDVEEQILMDALARLSTIARAPIQKFAKVSHQS, from the coding sequence ATGAATCGCACGCCGCTGGTTTTGCTGACGGGATTTCTCGGCGCCGGCAAAACGACGATGCTAAATACGCTGCTCGCAACGCCGGAATTTCGCGACACCGCCGTCGTCATCAACGAGGCCGGCGACGTCGGGCTCGACCATCTCCTGGTGGAGCAAGGCTCCGATTCCATCACCATGCTGGAAGGCGGATGCCTCTGTTGCCGCGCCAAGGGCGCATTGGCGCCGGCGCTGGCCAACCTGATGCGGCGCACGCGCGACGAAAGCCTACCGCCGTTCAAACGCGTCGTGGTCGAGACCAGCGGATTGTCCGATCCAGCACCCCTGCTCGAAGGCTTGATCACGGACGCTTACTTCAATCGCTTCTTTGAACTGGCGGGTGTTGTCACCGCGATCGATGCGCGCGCATTCGCGGCAACGGCCGATCGGCATCCGGAGGCGCGCATGCAAGTGGCGCTGGCCGACCGGCTGCTGCTGACCAAGACCGACCTTGCGACCTCTGGCGAGATACGAAAGGTGCAGCAAGCGCTGACCAACCTCAATCCCCACGCCCGGCAACATCTGGTGCAACCGGGAATGGCAACGATGTCGGCGTTCTGGCCTCAAGCGCTCGATCTGCCGCGAGCGCTTGCCAGGCCGAACATGATCTGCTCGCCGGAGCCCGCGGCGATCGCGTCCGCATCGCTTGTCTTTGAGGGCGCAATCGAACCGGATGCGCTGGAAGCCTGGCTCGATCACACCATCAATCTGCTCGGCCCCATGCTGCTGCGGATGAAGGCAATACTGAACGTCGCCGACACAACGCGGCCGACCGTTCTGCACGCGGTTCAGGGCCTGCTGCACCGTCCGCTCGATCTCAAGGCCTGGCCAAATGGCGATCGACAGAATCGCGTCGTCCTGATCGGTCGCGATGTCGAAGAGCAGATTCTGATGGACGCGTTGGCGCGCTTGTCGACCATCGCTAGAGCTCCGATTCAGAAGTTCGCAAAAGTCTCGCACCAGTCATAA
- a CDS encoding orotidine 5'-phosphate decarboxylase / HUMPS family protein translates to MAKKLKGDMGIVPALDIDSHEHLERVVRETTKREGVAGYKLGLTSVLHFGLRESVRRLRDLTDLPIIYDHQKAGPDMPDMAKKYTALCKEADVDGLILFPVAGPTAVDQFVGEAIRADLTPFVGGEIPVPDYGVSGGGYMLDDALDRILARAAQNKCDHFVLPAHDVTKIRRWSKWIASNVSSPLLLLTGFGALGGSVETSFAAAAACKRRFAIVGRLITGSQAPGDTAARMYEEMQAVKPAA, encoded by the coding sequence ATGGCAAAAAAACTCAAGGGCGATATGGGCATCGTGCCGGCGCTCGATATCGATTCCCACGAACACCTCGAACGCGTCGTGCGCGAAACCACGAAGCGCGAAGGCGTCGCCGGCTACAAGCTTGGCCTGACCTCGGTGCTGCATTTCGGCTTGCGGGAATCCGTGCGCCGCCTGCGCGACCTGACCGATTTGCCGATCATCTATGACCACCAGAAAGCCGGCCCGGACATGCCGGACATGGCGAAGAAATACACCGCGCTTTGCAAGGAAGCCGACGTCGACGGGCTGATCCTGTTTCCCGTCGCCGGCCCGACCGCGGTCGACCAGTTTGTCGGCGAAGCCATTCGTGCCGACCTGACGCCCTTTGTCGGCGGCGAAATTCCGGTGCCGGATTACGGCGTCTCCGGTGGCGGCTACATGCTGGACGATGCGCTCGATCGCATCCTGGCCCGCGCCGCGCAGAACAAGTGCGATCATTTCGTGCTGCCCGCCCACGACGTGACAAAGATCAGGCGTTGGTCGAAGTGGATCGCATCCAACGTCTCCTCACCGCTGCTGCTCCTGACAGGCTTTGGTGCGTTGGGCGGCAGCGTCGAGACTTCGTTTGCCGCGGCCGCGGCCTGCAAGCGCCGCTTCGCCATCGTCGGCCGCCTGATCACCGGCAGCCAGGCGCCCGGCGATACCGCCGCACGCATGTATGAAGAAATGCAGGCCGTGAAGCCGGCGGCATGA
- a CDS encoding aldehyde dehydrogenase family protein, translated as MQATLPTLRLTPFIDGAFEASAVAGDPLLDPATGEVVASVQPASREQALKAIAAARRAFDEGDWPRMPVFERGQVLHAIADGILARSEDFALLESVNGGKPITGARREVAGAAKVFHYYAGAMDKFFGDTVPVSEPLLNFTLHEPLGVVAQITPWNFPLLAAAWKLAPALAAGCASLLKPSPLTPLSTLLLAEIIAECGVPKGIVNILPGGAEIGQLLATHEAIDGISFTGSTAVGSEVMKAAAGTVKKVALELGGKNACIVFDDADIVNAAKSAIAGAFGNAGQSCSARSRFLVQKSAVAPFTEALLAELAKLRLGSPLDPTTTLGPLISLPHWQRVERSVRRAMEDGAKLLSGGRRPDDLRSGNFFLPTVFGDVSPDMPLYSEEVFGPVCSITPFETEAEAIRNANDSLYGLNGSVWSRDIGRALRTAKAVRTGMIAVNGLPSASSTSLFAPFGGYRRSGVGRELGMNALAFYTEVKTVTVDLS; from the coding sequence ATGCAGGCCACGCTCCCAACGCTTCGGCTGACGCCTTTCATCGACGGCGCGTTCGAAGCGTCCGCCGTTGCCGGCGATCCGTTGCTGGATCCGGCGACCGGCGAAGTTGTGGCAAGCGTTCAGCCGGCAAGCCGCGAACAGGCCCTGAAAGCGATTGCCGCCGCGCGCCGCGCCTTCGACGAAGGCGACTGGCCGCGGATGCCGGTGTTCGAACGTGGCCAGGTCTTGCACGCGATTGCCGACGGCATCCTGGCGCGATCGGAAGATTTTGCGCTCCTGGAAAGCGTCAATGGCGGCAAGCCGATTACGGGCGCACGCCGCGAGGTTGCGGGAGCAGCCAAGGTCTTTCATTACTATGCCGGCGCGATGGACAAGTTTTTCGGCGACACCGTTCCAGTGTCCGAGCCGCTGCTGAACTTCACGCTGCACGAGCCGCTCGGCGTCGTCGCGCAGATCACGCCATGGAATTTTCCGCTGCTGGCGGCCGCCTGGAAATTGGCGCCGGCGCTGGCGGCCGGTTGCGCCAGCCTTTTGAAGCCCTCGCCGCTGACGCCGCTCTCCACGCTGCTGCTTGCCGAAATCATCGCCGAATGCGGCGTGCCGAAAGGAATCGTCAACATCCTGCCGGGCGGCGCCGAGATCGGCCAGCTGCTGGCGACGCATGAAGCGATCGACGGCATTTCGTTCACCGGCTCGACCGCCGTCGGCAGCGAAGTGATGAAAGCCGCCGCCGGAACCGTGAAGAAGGTGGCGCTGGAACTGGGCGGCAAGAACGCCTGCATCGTGTTCGACGATGCGGACATCGTGAACGCCGCAAAAAGCGCGATCGCGGGCGCCTTCGGCAATGCCGGCCAATCCTGCTCGGCACGCTCGCGGTTTCTGGTGCAGAAATCGGCTGTGGCGCCTTTCACGGAAGCGCTGCTCGCCGAACTCGCAAAATTACGGCTCGGCTCGCCGCTCGATCCGACAACTACGCTCGGTCCGTTGATCTCACTACCGCACTGGCAACGCGTCGAGCGCTCCGTTCGCCGCGCGATGGAGGATGGCGCGAAGCTTCTGTCCGGCGGTCGTCGCCCTGACGATCTGAGAAGCGGCAATTTCTTTCTGCCGACGGTGTTCGGCGACGTCTCGCCTGACATGCCGCTCTATAGCGAAGAAGTTTTCGGCCCGGTGTGCAGCATCACGCCGTTCGAGACCGAGGCGGAGGCGATCCGCAACGCCAATGATTCCCTCTACGGATTGAACGGCTCGGTATGGTCGCGCGATATCGGACGTGCGTTGCGGACCGCAAAAGCCGTGCGCACCGGCATGATCGCCGTCAATGGATTGCCGAGCGCGAGTTCGACCAGCCTGTTCGCCCCGTTCGGCGGCTACCGGCGCTCGGGCGTGGGGCGCGAACTCGGGATGAACGCGCTGGCGTTCTACACCGAGGTGAAGACGGTCACCGTCGATCTGTCCTGA
- a CDS encoding metal-dependent hydrolase family protein translates to MLTAIVGGTLIDGLGGEPVQRGVVVIEDGRIIAAGSERNVAIPAKATRLDAAGRTILPGFIDCHVHGTYRARDMRQHLLNTPTYNVLRSIDIFRETLACGITTARDMGGADAGFRTAIEEGLIDGPRLLISLGMISQTGGHGDYWVPADMRIKKRAWLPDTVADGVEEIRRVVRELLMRGADFIKICATGGITSVTDSWDEPQFTIEEIRTAVEEAAAKRRRVAVHAEGIDGIRNAVQAGIHSLEHGWFIDEQAVDKMLEMKTWWVPTLALVPLSVKKRGSDKSWAGHQMGQEDVKDKEIYGRMQEQIPIWKEAVRRGVRVAMGTDQSHRLLVGENMVELEFMVNWLGMTPMQVIVASTSKAAECIERPELGALAAGKAADILVVDGNPLDDISVMQKRDKLHLVMKTGKAFTDKLSS, encoded by the coding sequence ATGTTGACGGCGATTGTCGGTGGTACCCTGATCGATGGACTTGGCGGCGAGCCGGTTCAGCGCGGCGTTGTTGTCATCGAGGACGGGAGAATAATTGCCGCGGGATCGGAGCGAAACGTAGCAATTCCTGCCAAGGCGACGCGTCTCGACGCAGCGGGCCGCACCATCCTCCCCGGCTTCATCGATTGTCATGTTCACGGCACCTATCGTGCACGCGACATGCGGCAGCATTTGCTGAACACGCCGACCTACAATGTGCTGCGCTCGATCGACATCTTTCGCGAGACGCTGGCCTGCGGCATCACCACCGCGCGCGACATGGGCGGCGCGGATGCCGGTTTCCGTACCGCGATCGAGGAAGGCCTGATCGACGGCCCGCGGCTTTTGATCTCGCTCGGCATGATTTCCCAAACCGGCGGCCACGGCGACTACTGGGTGCCGGCGGACATGCGGATCAAGAAGCGCGCCTGGTTGCCCGATACCGTGGCCGACGGCGTCGAGGAAATCCGGCGTGTCGTGCGCGAGCTGCTGATGCGCGGCGCCGACTTCATCAAGATCTGCGCGACCGGCGGCATCACCTCCGTCACCGACAGTTGGGACGAGCCGCAATTCACCATCGAAGAAATCCGCACCGCCGTCGAAGAGGCGGCCGCCAAGCGACGCCGCGTCGCGGTCCATGCCGAAGGCATCGACGGCATCCGCAATGCCGTGCAGGCCGGTATTCATTCGCTCGAACACGGCTGGTTCATCGACGAACAGGCCGTCGACAAGATGCTCGAAATGAAAACCTGGTGGGTCCCGACGCTGGCGCTGGTGCCGCTGTCGGTGAAGAAACGCGGCAGCGACAAGTCCTGGGCCGGTCACCAGATGGGCCAGGAAGACGTCAAGGACAAAGAGATCTACGGCCGGATGCAGGAGCAGATTCCGATCTGGAAGGAGGCCGTGCGCCGCGGCGTCAGGGTGGCGATGGGCACCGACCAGTCGCACCGGCTTCTGGTCGGCGAGAACATGGTCGAACTGGAGTTCATGGTGAACTGGCTCGGCATGACGCCGATGCAGGTGATCGTGGCCTCCACCAGCAAGGCGGCCGAATGCATCGAGCGTCCCGAACTTGGCGCGCTCGCCGCCGGCAAGGCCGCCGATATTCTCGTGGTCGACGGCAATCCGCTTGACGATATTTCCGTCATGCAGAAGCGCGACAAGCTGCACCTCGTGATGAAAACCGGCAAGGCATTCACCGACAAGCTTTCTTCGTAA
- the nadC gene encoding carboxylating nicotinate-nucleotide diphosphorylase, whose protein sequence is MRLNRFMIRPLVEQALREELGPGDTTGGFLVGDDPVQTAQIYAKGTGIVCGLLLADETIKQIDPEAQIEYAVQDGDPVGPGTVLLRIKARASTFFIIERNALDWIQQMSGIATKTRRYADLVKHTKVRVTDTRKGWPGLRMIMKYAVRVGGAHNHIFSLANCILVKDNHIKIAGSITNAIETLRATAQHTFKIEVECETLEMVEEALACGVEIIMFDNMDLDEMKAGLKLVNGRAMTEASGGINEQTIVPIAETGVDIISVGDLTHSIRALDISLDVQDIKPSAQRTIRRLKEAAR, encoded by the coding sequence ATGAGACTGAACCGATTCATGATCCGGCCGCTGGTCGAACAGGCATTGCGCGAGGAGCTCGGCCCGGGCGACACCACCGGCGGATTTCTCGTCGGCGACGACCCGGTCCAGACCGCGCAGATCTACGCCAAGGGCACCGGCATCGTGTGCGGCCTCCTGCTCGCCGATGAAACCATCAAGCAGATCGATCCGGAAGCGCAGATCGAATATGCGGTGCAGGACGGCGATCCGGTCGGACCCGGCACCGTGCTGTTGCGCATCAAGGCGCGCGCCTCGACCTTCTTCATCATCGAACGCAACGCGCTCGACTGGATCCAGCAGATGTCCGGCATTGCGACCAAGACCCGGCGCTACGCCGATCTGGTCAAGCACACCAAGGTGCGCGTCACCGACACCCGCAAGGGCTGGCCGGGCCTGCGCATGATCATGAAATACGCCGTGCGCGTCGGCGGCGCCCACAATCACATCTTCAGCCTCGCCAACTGCATCCTGGTCAAGGACAACCATATCAAGATCGCGGGTTCGATCACCAATGCGATCGAGACGCTGCGCGCCACCGCGCAGCACACCTTCAAGATCGAGGTGGAATGCGAGACGCTCGAAATGGTCGAGGAAGCGCTCGCTTGCGGCGTCGAGATCATCATGTTCGACAATATGGACCTCGACGAAATGAAGGCCGGCCTGAAACTCGTCAACGGCCGCGCCATGACGGAAGCCTCGGGCGGTATCAACGAGCAGACCATCGTGCCGATCGCCGAGACCGGCGTCGACATCATCTCGGTCGGCGACCTCACCCACTCGATCCGCGCGCTTGACATCAGCCTCGACGTACAGGACATCAAGCCGAGCGCGCAGCGGACCATCCGCCGGCTCAAGGAGGCCGCTCGCTAA
- a CDS encoding pyrimidine 5'-nucleotidase: MRESFAHVDTWVFDLDDTLYPRSVDLHGQMRDRVVTFIANHMKIDRTAAEAVHRDYYERFGSTLQAMVQLHGVSPNAFLDFVHQIDLSVLVHNEDLIGALRALPGRRIIFTNAPRGHATSALKAMGMADLFEAIASIEDSAFIGKPNLSAFSGFFEAHGVDPKTAAMFEDRPGNLLVPHELSMKTVLVVDPLFEDADRVAKPAHADLIVTDLTGFLRQLVRD; the protein is encoded by the coding sequence GTGCGCGAGTCATTCGCGCATGTCGATACCTGGGTGTTCGATCTCGACGACACGCTCTACCCGCGATCGGTCGACCTTCATGGCCAGATGCGGGATCGCGTCGTCACCTTCATCGCCAACCATATGAAGATCGATCGCACCGCGGCCGAAGCGGTTCATCGCGATTACTACGAACGCTTCGGATCGACCTTGCAGGCCATGGTCCAGTTGCACGGCGTTTCGCCGAACGCCTTTCTGGACTTCGTTCACCAGATCGATCTGTCGGTACTGGTGCACAACGAGGATTTGATCGGCGCGCTGCGGGCGCTGCCGGGACGCCGGATCATCTTCACCAACGCGCCCCGCGGTCACGCCACATCGGCGCTCAAGGCCATGGGCATGGCCGATCTGTTCGAGGCCATCGCCAGCATCGAAGACAGCGCGTTCATCGGCAAACCGAACCTGAGCGCCTTCTCGGGCTTTTTCGAAGCCCACGGCGTCGACCCGAAGACCGCCGCGATGTTCGAGGATCGCCCGGGCAATCTCTTGGTGCCGCACGAACTCAGCATGAAGACGGTGCTGGTGGTCGACCCCTTGTTCGAGGATGCCGATCGTGTCGCGAAGCCGGCGCATGCCGACCTCATCGTCACCGATTTGACGGGATTTTTGCGTCAACTGGTCCGCGATTAG
- a CDS encoding efflux RND transporter periplasmic adaptor subunit, translating into MPSEEITPPRKRSLVTAAAAAVLLAAVVVAYGFTQRAESKQEVIQWTDAQAMPTVALAQPIPGSPHQMLTLPGNIQPFNKAAIYARVNGYVKSWDHDIGSSVKEGQVLATIDAPDLDQQLSQAKATLASVEANEQIATLTANRNNILLQKQIVAQQLADQTTADAKAKQAVVDANAANVRQLEAMQSFKTLAAPFDGVVTARNVELGMLINSGGSGLPLFEVSDLHRVRIYVQVPQSLSAGLKPGLRATFEMPQYPGVQFDATLSHVSGAMNPASHSMQVELQADNSAGKFLAGSYCNVQFEIPADANLVRIPSTALVIGNRGTQIATLDSNDKIVIKRVQLGRDFGDSVEVIAGLSPFDRIVDNPPETLTEGDRVHIAAETPRAASSASSSTPGRR; encoded by the coding sequence ATGCCCTCAGAAGAAATCACCCCTCCCCGCAAGCGAAGCCTGGTCACGGCCGCCGCCGCCGCGGTTCTGCTTGCCGCCGTCGTGGTTGCTTATGGTTTCACGCAACGGGCGGAGAGCAAGCAGGAAGTCATACAGTGGACCGACGCGCAGGCGATGCCGACCGTTGCGCTTGCCCAACCCATTCCCGGCAGTCCGCATCAAATGCTGACGCTGCCCGGCAACATCCAACCCTTCAACAAGGCGGCGATTTACGCGCGCGTGAACGGATACGTGAAGAGTTGGGACCACGACATCGGATCATCGGTCAAGGAAGGGCAAGTGTTGGCCACCATCGATGCGCCCGATCTTGATCAGCAACTTAGTCAGGCGAAAGCCACGCTCGCGAGCGTCGAGGCCAATGAGCAGATCGCAACGCTGACCGCGAACCGGAACAACATCCTGCTGCAAAAGCAGATCGTGGCGCAGCAGCTTGCGGACCAGACCACCGCCGACGCCAAAGCAAAGCAAGCGGTCGTCGACGCCAACGCGGCCAACGTCCGGCAGCTCGAAGCCATGCAATCGTTCAAGACGCTGGCAGCGCCTTTTGACGGCGTCGTGACTGCCCGAAACGTGGAACTCGGAATGCTGATCAATTCGGGAGGTTCCGGCCTGCCGCTTTTCGAGGTATCCGATTTGCATCGGGTTCGAATCTACGTCCAGGTGCCGCAATCCCTCTCGGCCGGACTCAAGCCGGGACTGAGGGCGACGTTCGAGATGCCGCAATATCCGGGCGTCCAATTCGATGCAACGCTCTCGCATGTTTCAGGGGCCATGAACCCGGCTTCCCACAGCATGCAGGTCGAGCTTCAGGCCGACAATTCAGCCGGCAAGTTTCTTGCCGGCAGCTATTGCAATGTGCAGTTCGAAATCCCGGCCGACGCAAATTTGGTGAGAATCCCATCTACTGCCCTTGTGATCGGCAATCGGGGCACGCAGATCGCCACCCTCGACAGCAACGACAAGATTGTCATCAAACGCGTACAGCTAGGCCGCGATTTCGGTGACAGTGTGGAAGTCATTGCCGGCCTGTCGCCGTTCGACCGGATCGTCGATAATCCGCCGGAAACCCTCACGGAAGGCGATAGGGTTCACATTGCCGCCGAAACGCCGCGCGCCGCGAGTTCGGCGTCATCCTCGACACCGGGCCGGAGATGA